AGCGAAGTCTCGCAGGTTCTCGCCAACGACGAATGCGCGCATGTAAGGAGTAATCTGTTGCTCTCTAGCGAGAAGCCTTGAGCGCATGAATACTTCGTCTGCACCGGCCCGGATTGCACCGCCTACTCCCACGTCGAGCATATTCTCCAAGCGTTTCGCGGCGGCAACTTCGATCGCAGAGAACACATCACTCGCTCCGCCCCCACTGAGAGACCAAGGGTGGGTTGTTAGGAGAGCGCGATCGAGGTCTAGAACGGTGACATAGTCGCCGTCGAATCCCGGTCCCTCAAGGTGCTCGCTGAGCTCAGTCCATACCGGACCCGTCGCCGGATTATCGAGCTTCCCGGGGTCGTCCCGTTTCCCAAGCACTGCCCGCACAGACTGAGAAACCGGCCTGCGACGCCGGCCAAACAGGATCACCGTCGGAGTGCCGTCAAAGTTGTGTCCGGGCATCCAGGCACCAGAACTGTCGATTACCGCGGTCAGGTCGACTGGATTGCCGATGTCGTGGCCGGCGAACAGGTACTCGATGAGCTTCTTGCCGAACTCGCGCTTCATGAATGAGTTCGAGGTGATCTGCCCTACGTAACCAGCCCCCTGGCCCTGCTCGCCTCGAATCGCCAGCCGGAACAGTAACTCCATAAATGGGACGGACAGAGCGTACTGCCGCACGGCCGTCTCATAGGCGATCCGGTACAGCGCGTTGAGCGCTTTGTCCTTGGGGGTGATGTACGGCGGGTTACCGACAACGACGTGGTACTGACCTGGCTGGAGGATGCCGAAGTACTCGTTGAGGTCCTCGGTGTCATAGCTGAACGCAGGCCCAGCTTCGTCGTCATCGAAGTCGAAGGTCTGATCCAGGCTGCCTCGGACACCAAGAAGGGAGTCACCGATGGCAAGCCGGAAACCCATCGGAGGCACACCTACCAGGGAGCGTTCTCCGGTCGCCTTCAAGCCGGCGACGGTAAGGCGGAACCGTGCGATCGCTACTGCGAAGGGGTTGATGTCGACACCGTTAATCGACGCCATCGCACGACGCACCCGCTCCTTGGCGTCGAGACCGGGCGCAGCTTCAAGCCATGCTTGGTTGAGTCGCTCAAACGCCCCGAGCAGGAAGTGGCCGGAGCCGCAGGACGGGTCGATGAGTTTGAGCCCGTCGAGTCCGAACTCCGCGACCGCTGGGGTCAGCGTCTGGTCAAGGATGAATTCCTCCACGAACACCGGCGTCTGCAAAAGTGCGTAGGTCTTCTTGGCGTGCTCGGAGAGGTCTTGGTAGAGGTCGCCGAGGAATCGGGTCTCCAGGTTGGAGTCGGTGAAGTCGTGAACCAGGGTGCCCTCGTCTTTCGTGCGACGCCAGAACGCGATTAGCGCCGTCGCGGACTCCGGGCTGATCTCGGCCTTCCACACGGGGTTGTGCTTCACGTCGACTAGGGCAGCGCCAGCAGGCTGCGCAGCGAGCACGCCGAAGCCGTGCTGGAGCCAGTGACGACGATTGTGAGTGGGGTTGTCGCGGAAGTACGCGGTGAGGTTCTCCTCTGCGCGCTGCACCCGATCACCGGGGCCGGCGATCCAGCCGACCGCTGTCGGCAGTCCGTCGATCTTGGCGCCGACGACTAGGTCGTTGTCCTCGCAGAAGCGCAGGAAGGTCGTCGAGACGATCCACGCGACGGCGGCTTGGTCGACTTCGTTGTCGCGCCAGTCCACCCAGGACCAGCCGGTGCGCTCACGGCGGAAGGCTTCGGCGTACTCCTCCTTTAACCGCACGCCCCAGGCGTTCGACGGGTCCTCTGCGCGCTGCTTCAGGTCAGCTTGAAGGAGCTTGAGCTGGCCCTTGAGGTCGGCGAGGAGGGTGGACGAGTTGATCACTTTCGGGCTCCTGGGGTACTGCGAGTGAGTGCGGGCTCCGTGAGCAGCGAGAGGTCTGCGGGCAGCTCAACCCAGCCACTTGGACCGAGCGGCACGGGCTTGCCCTCCAGCAACGGGACGGCCTGGTTGCCCTGCTTGGCGACGAGCAGCCAACGGGCCGCGGGGCGCGGCGTGCCCACATCGAGCAGAGTTGAGAGCAGCCCAGCCATGCCGTATCGGACAAGGGGGCCAGCATTGAGGATGAGTAACGGCTTGGCGCTTGCGCGCCTTTCCTCCCAGTTCGGTATCACTGCCTGCTGCACAAGACCGACGAGTATCGACCAGTCCTCGCTGCCCTTCTGCTTGGCATCTGCGCCGAGAACGACCTCCCAGCTTGCTCCGCCCTGTTCGGCGAGTGCGCGCGCCGCATTCACGACAAGTGACGCGACATCGAGCACTTCGACGCCGTACCGCTTCGGGAGTTCGTGTGCCGCCTTCACATATCGCTTAGGTGGCGTGGTCAGAGTGAGTGCGCCGTTGCGTGAGAGCGACTCTTCCAGCTTCGTCGCCGCCTCGGCGACATCGACCGGCGCAAAGACTGTGAGGCCCGTGCCGGTACGGGTGGTAGACCGCGCCTCGGAAGCCAACTCGTAGACGCCGTTGCGGTTCACCACCCCGGGCAGCACCGCAGAGACGAGAGCGTCGAGTCGATGCGACGCGGCCGGGAGCTCTACTTGCGGGAAACGAGCAGCCACGCTGCGCCTGACGGAGGACTCGCTGATGCGCCGGCCAGGTTTCCCGCGTAGTGCCCGCTCCGCCGCCTGCTGTGGATCGAGATCGACTGGGTACAGCTCATCGAATCCCGAGACTGCAGCCTTCGTCGAGATAGAGGCAGCCAGGGTGAGCAGTTGACGGCCGGTCAGGACGGTTAGCGTCGAAGCACCAGATTCGGTCACGATGTCGCACAGGGCTGCGTTCGCAGTTGCGCAGGGAACGACACCGCTCACGACGAGTTCATCGGCTCTGCGTCCCAGCTCGATAGCCGTCTCCGTCAGGATGTCGGCTGGCGGGAACTCTTGCCCTGACTCGTCAGGGTCCGCAGTTTCGCGTAGGGCAATGACATCCGCGCGCTTGCCGATGCCTCGCCGAAGTTCCAACGTTGGCTCGGGCATGCGCGCATCGACCTCATAGGCCGAGCGCAGCAGGGCCGCTCCTTGCCGGAGTCGCTCCTCCCCGTCGAGCAGGGAACCGCGTTGGGCAACCAAAGCGTTCGCAAGGGACGTCACCGCCATCACTCGACCGCCGCGGGCGAGGAGGGTGGCTGCTTCAGCGATCACGCCGTCGATGGCAGGGCCGACCTTCTTGCCCCACGTCGTGACTGCTTGGTCCACGGCATGCGCGACCCGGTCGCGAGTAATCCCAAGCGATTGGGCTGTGTCCCCCGTGGACGGCCATTCGCCTGGAGCCACGCCGCCCGCCAGCCCGAGGAGTCGCTCGATCACAGTCAGCTCTGCACCCTTGAGTTGGCCCAGAAGCAAGGAGACGAGTCGCTCTGTGCCCATCGGCTGATCAGCGGTGACCTCTCCCGCACCGCTGAGCCGTGAACGCCAGCCGCGAATCCTCGCCTGAATCTCCTTGCGGAAGGTCTCCCCAAGACCGCGAATCGAGTTGATCCGGGTCGGGTGAACACCCAGGAGTTGCCCCACAGTCGCCACCTCGAGCCGCGAGACGGCGGACAACGCCCGAGCGGACAGACCCGCGCGCTCCAACGGAGTGTCGAGCGTGGCAGCGTCGGCGAGGTCGTCGCTTCCACCCGCGCCGTCCTCCTCCGTGTCGAGGGCAGCGAATACGCCCTGCCAAGCGACTGCCAACTCATCGGCACTGCTGAACCTAGTTCCTGCGCCCGGGCTGAGAGCACGTTGGAAGAGAGCAGTGAGTTGAGTCGCGACGGCTGGCTCGAAGCTCGTCGGCTCGATGATCGGCGGGTCGCTGGGATCGGCGGGGCGTCCCGCACCCTCGCCCCACCACGGCAGCTGACCGGTCGCCATCTCGAAGAGGGTGATCGAGACAGCCCACAGCTCGGCCGCGCGGTCGTACTTCTGGCGCCGACCACGGCCGAGGTAGGGGTCGAGATAGCTCGGCGTTCCAGATGCCGTGTTGTCCACGCTCTCGCTTGCTAGCGAGAAGTCGAACAGAACCAGAGACGGCCTTCTAGTGCCGGGATCCGGGGTGATGCCCAAGTTGGCCGGCTTGATGTCTCGGTGGAAGACACCCTGGGACTCCAGGTAGATCATCGCTTCCAGCAACTGGCTGCCGTACTGCTCAAGTTGGCCCACCGTCGCCCGACCCTCTTTGGACAGCCGCGTGGCCAGGGTTTCCTTGCCGGCGTCGGTGAGCAGAAGTGCGCGTCTGTCCCCGACGTCGAGCGGGCCTGCGACGAGTCGCACCACCCGGCGGTGGTCGAGTGCTCTCAGCGCGTCGGCTTCGAGCGAGAGCCTGCGCCCCGCCGACTCAGTGCGAGCGACCTTGAGGACGAGCTCGCGGCCGGGGTCCTCGGAGTCGATGTCCTGGACGGCGAGTGCGACTCCGCTGGAACCTTCACCACGACGGCTGGTGACGATGAAGCGGTCGGCAACGATGTCGTCCTTCTGCGCGTCGACGGGGTCGTCCACCGGTGTCGGGTCGTCGACTTGGTCCCCTCGACGAAGCTCGTCGCTCGCGACCCGAAGGAGTTCCAGCACTTCCTCAATGGTCGACAATCGTTCTGATTCGACAGAGCGGGTCGCCATCGCAATGACGTCGGCCACGCTGTCGGGCATGCCCGGCGACGCCGCGCGCGGGTCATGTGCGCCCGCCTCCGACAGCCGCTGCTCCAGCTCGACAATCGTCTCGGCGGGTGGCCTCCCCGTCAGGAGGAGATAGGCAAGGACTCCGAATCCGTAGACGTCGAGCGGAATCGGCGGGAGTCCTTCGACGGAATGGCGGGCCTCCGGTGCGAGCCAGATCCAGTCGTCCTGGTCGGCCACTCCCATGAGGTCGTCAACCCCTGCACTGATAGCGGTCAGGCGGGAGACGTTGCGGGTCGAGCTGTCGCGCTGGGCGAAGTACCAATCACGGATCGTGAGGGTCGGCAGGGCGTCCTTGACGGGGGTTGCCCACACACGGCGTGGCGACAGCGCCCGGTGCCGTAGATGAACGTTGTGGGCGAACCGCAGAATCTCGCCCAACCGGATCACCAACGCGATGCGCTGGTCAAGATCCAGCTCGGCGCCCTCGCCCGCGATGTACGCGTCGAGCGGGAGTTCCTGAGCGTCATGCTCGAACACCAAAGCCGGGCCGTCATCGGTTCGCTTGAAGTCGATCGGTACCGCGATGCCGCCGTGCCGCAGTCCCTGGGTGAGCTGGAACTCGCGCTGTGCAAGCTGCTCGATGTGCTGGCGGTCGGCAGGCGATGCCGTCGCCGGCACGTCGTACAGCCGCAGTCGGCGCTTGACGTCGGGCAACGCCGGGAGGTTGACGAGCACGTCCTGCCAATCTCGTCCCTGCGCTATCGGCTCGTCATCGGCAACGACAAAGTCGCCGACCATCCGGACCTTGGGCGTCGGAGTGAATCCGACTGCGTCGCAGAGCGAGCGAACTTGCCTTGCTCGCTGGAGGTCGATCGGCTGGCGGAAGTCGTGTGGCGGCTGGGCAAGGAAATCGGAGAATTTCAGGAGGCGGGGCTTGGAGTTGACGCGGTATCCGTCGAGAGTCAGCACCCCGATGTCGCCCGGAGCCGCGATCTCGACGGTGCTGCCCTCCCCGTGCATGACCACGACGGCTTGGATGCGCGGCAACATGGCCCTGGCAGATTGGTTCGGCGCTCGATCTTGAAGGAGACCCTTCAACCACTTCGCCTTGCGGTCAGCAGCCAATCGTGGGTTCTCGACGTTGCGTTGGCCTTGGTTCCAGCGCTGCGAGTTTCCGCGGATCGTGCCGTGCCAACCCTTGAGTTCGACGAGGTACATCCCCTGAGCCGTCAGCAGGAGTACATCGACCTCGGCGGTGCGTCCTTGATCGTTGATGAAGGTCAGGTTCGCCCAGGCAGTGGTGATGCCATCTTCCGGCAGAACCTCACGGAAGGCATCGAGCGCGGCCGCCTCAGCAGGGCTCGCCGGCTCGCCCATGACCTTCCACAGTGGAGAGTCATGCTTCATCGCCGCCCCGCTTTAGGCGCGCGCGGGCGCGATCCAAGCACCAGTGGCGAACACAACCGCTTCACCCGGGAAACCTTATCGGCGGGGGCGACAGAATAGGGATAACCCAGCAGAGTGTCGATGAGCGTCGCATTTAGTTAGCTATCGCAGGATCTGGCACCCAGACGTGGCGCGTGACGCCGTGGTCTTCCTCGTTAGCGCGTCCACCGAGCTCAATAGTGATCAGCTCGTCACCTTCGTATGCCGGGCTGAGTTCGAGGGTTAAGTAGTCGAACAGTTCGCGTTCGTGGACGGCGACGATGACTTGCCGCTCGTTCTGTTTCGCAAGGAGGCGGATGAGGCCAGCAAATTGTGCGACGTGGACTTCGTCCATGGCCTGCACCGGGTCGTCAAAGACGAGGCACGGGACGATGGGTTCGACCGCGAGATGGAGCGCGAGAAATAAGGAGAGCGCGGCGGTGTTCAGATTGCCCGCAGACAGCATCATCTGCGGCGGGCCGCTGGCTTCGCCGTTTCGGTGGGTTGTCTCCAACGTGATGTCGAATGTCTTCTTGGTAGCGCTTGGGATACCGAAGCTGGGGATGAAGCCTTCGCTCGGGGCGAGTCTGGTGAACACGGCCTTCCAGACTTCGTTGAGGGACTCAGTGAAGACACGATGGACGATATTGGTGCGTGCTTGCGTTGCGGCTTCGTGGACATCCTTCGCCACTACTTGTCGCCTCTTCGATTCAGTGACCCGGTCATCCCACTGCTTCTTGTGTTCGGCGAGGTCAGCGAGATGCTGAACAATGGCGGATTCGCGTTTGATGGCAGCTGCGAAACCTGCTGCTTCGGTGTCGAGGGTCCGTCGCCGGTTAGCGACATCGGAAAGGCGGGCGACTTCTGCCTCGGCCCGGTCGAGTAGTTCAGTCGACATTGTGTGGAACGAATCGAGCGCCGGGGACACCTTTATCTGGAGTCGGGCCGCGTATCTGGCAAGTTCGCTGCCGATGTGGCGCTCTTCTGATGACGCCGACTCAAGGCTGTCGAGTGATTGCCGCAGGTCATTGACACGCTGGGTGAGGTCCGCGCCGTGGGATTTAGCAGCCTCGATCTCGCCGACCTGCGCGGTGAGATCGACAAGTGTTGCGTGGCGTTGTTCGAGGGCCAACCGCTGGTCGGCGGGCAGGAGTTGGACCGTGAGCTGCGTGTAATCAGTTCCCGCCCGCGTGACCCGTGCCGCTAATTGGTCGCGCTCGTTACGAAGGTCGATGAGCTGCTGTCCGTGTGTGGTGAGCTCGGCAAGTTTCGTTTCGACGTGCGCGATGAGACTGTGGGGGCCGGTTTCCGTGAAGTTGCGGTCGCAAACCGGGCACACGTTGCTGTTGTCGATGACGGTACTGAGCGCGGCCAGGCTCTCGATGAGAGCACTCGAATGCTCACGAGCATCGGCGAGTCGCGTCTGAAGCTCGTCCAACTCATTTCGGTCAGCGGCCAGTTGAGTGCTGACGACTTCGGCCCTTGCGCGAATGTTGGAGTCATTTTCCAACTCCTGGAGGGCAAGGCTCGAAGCGCGCTCGACAGCGATGCGTGGTTCGCTGCGCGTGTCCGCACCTGCGGCTTGGGCGGCTGCTTCCCACGCCCGGGCCTTTGCCCCTTCCGCGCCCTCCCACGCCTCTTGATCGGCGGTCGCAGCCTCCACCGCAGCGCGGGCTTCCTGGATTCGTTGCGTCGTCGCGCGTTCCGTCAGCGCTGAGATGCGACCGCCCAAGGCGATGATTTCCTGGTGGAGTTTCGCGGCAGCCACAGCGTCGGCACGAGCGGTTTGGTCATTGAGTGCCGACCGGATGAACCCGAGAAGATCACTATCAGTCATGCCGTCAGCCGTGTTCAAGTGAAGTCCGACGATGGCCTCACGGACCGCGACCCGTGCGGTATCGACCTCAGTCCGAGCCTTGGCGCGCTCGGCGCTCTGTTCGTTGAGTTGCGTCGCCGCTACCTTCGCTTCGCGGTCGGCTTCGTCAA
Above is a window of Mycolicibacterium baixiangningiae DNA encoding:
- the pglX gene encoding BREX-2 system adenine-specific DNA-methyltransferase PglX — its product is MINSSTLLADLKGQLKLLQADLKQRAEDPSNAWGVRLKEEYAEAFRRERTGWSWVDWRDNEVDQAAVAWIVSTTFLRFCEDNDLVVGAKIDGLPTAVGWIAGPGDRVQRAEENLTAYFRDNPTHNRRHWLQHGFGVLAAQPAGAALVDVKHNPVWKAEISPESATALIAFWRRTKDEGTLVHDFTDSNLETRFLGDLYQDLSEHAKKTYALLQTPVFVEEFILDQTLTPAVAEFGLDGLKLIDPSCGSGHFLLGAFERLNQAWLEAAPGLDAKERVRRAMASINGVDINPFAVAIARFRLTVAGLKATGERSLVGVPPMGFRLAIGDSLLGVRGSLDQTFDFDDDEAGPAFSYDTEDLNEYFGILQPGQYHVVVGNPPYITPKDKALNALYRIAYETAVRQYALSVPFMELLFRLAIRGEQGQGAGYVGQITSNSFMKREFGKKLIEYLFAGHDIGNPVDLTAVIDSSGAWMPGHNFDGTPTVILFGRRRRPVSQSVRAVLGKRDDPGKLDNPATGPVWTELSEHLEGPGFDGDYVTVLDLDRALLTTHPWSLSGGGASDVFSAIEVAAAKRLENMLDVGVGGAIRAGADEVFMRSRLLAREQQITPYMRAFVVGENLRDFAMRGTEAIVFPYESDLSPSTALDCHLWPWRTPLADRRTFQGKMADAGLRWTEYMQFTRWSARASVAITFAEIATHNHFVLDRGGKVFKQTAPAIKLAAGATEEEHLELLGVLNSSTVCFWLKQVAQKKGGDADTPWLRTYAFNSTNVARVPLPSKLLLDRPRTLDTLARQLCVTTPAALVETWSAEKTVSLIDALLMAEAEWRRLRERLFFEQEELDWGVYRLYGLIDADLTYPGSAIDGISLGQRAFEIDLARRVDDGIEEAAWFERHGSTPITELPDSWPEDYKALVQRRLDLIKSDKSIRLLEKSEFKRRWATTAWDTQRTGALQAAILDRLEDPVLWQDPQGPIARSVADLADLLRADTVLKELSRALTGTAEPDLAAVIGGLIADEAVPFLAAYRYKPAGIEKYRVWQEVWGLQRREDAGEKVTIPVPPKYSQGDFAKATYWKARGKLDVPKERFIAYPAVAREGDPTPVLGWAGWSHRDQALALAREIPAQQALGADDAALVPLVAGLVELEPWLAQWHSEIEPQFGASPAAVIAGVVDQYLARMEKTRDQVTASTPPAATRGRRASR
- the pglW gene encoding BREX system serine/threonine kinase PglW, which encodes MGEPASPAEAAALDAFREVLPEDGITTAWANLTFINDQGRTAEVDVLLLTAQGMYLVELKGWHGTIRGNSQRWNQGQRNVENPRLAADRKAKWLKGLLQDRAPNQSARAMLPRIQAVVVMHGEGSTVEIAAPGDIGVLTLDGYRVNSKPRLLKFSDFLAQPPHDFRQPIDLQRARQVRSLCDAVGFTPTPKVRMVGDFVVADDEPIAQGRDWQDVLVNLPALPDVKRRLRLYDVPATASPADRQHIEQLAQREFQLTQGLRHGGIAVPIDFKRTDDGPALVFEHDAQELPLDAYIAGEGAELDLDQRIALVIRLGEILRFAHNVHLRHRALSPRRVWATPVKDALPTLTIRDWYFAQRDSSTRNVSRLTAISAGVDDLMGVADQDDWIWLAPEARHSVEGLPPIPLDVYGFGVLAYLLLTGRPPAETIVELEQRLSEAGAHDPRAASPGMPDSVADVIAMATRSVESERLSTIEEVLELLRVASDELRRGDQVDDPTPVDDPVDAQKDDIVADRFIVTSRRGEGSSGVALAVQDIDSEDPGRELVLKVARTESAGRRLSLEADALRALDHRRVVRLVAGPLDVGDRRALLLTDAGKETLATRLSKEGRATVGQLEQYGSQLLEAMIYLESQGVFHRDIKPANLGITPDPGTRRPSLVLFDFSLASESVDNTASGTPSYLDPYLGRGRRQKYDRAAELWAVSITLFEMATGQLPWWGEGAGRPADPSDPPIIEPTSFEPAVATQLTALFQRALSPGAGTRFSSADELAVAWQGVFAALDTEEDGAGGSDDLADAATLDTPLERAGLSARALSAVSRLEVATVGQLLGVHPTRINSIRGLGETFRKEIQARIRGWRSRLSGAGEVTADQPMGTERLVSLLLGQLKGAELTVIERLLGLAGGVAPGEWPSTGDTAQSLGITRDRVAHAVDQAVTTWGKKVGPAIDGVIAEAATLLARGGRVMAVTSLANALVAQRGSLLDGEERLRQGAALLRSAYEVDARMPEPTLELRRGIGKRADVIALRETADPDESGQEFPPADILTETAIELGRRADELVVSGVVPCATANAALCDIVTESGASTLTVLTGRQLLTLAASISTKAAVSGFDELYPVDLDPQQAAERALRGKPGRRISESSVRRSVAARFPQVELPAASHRLDALVSAVLPGVVNRNGVYELASEARSTTRTGTGLTVFAPVDVAEAATKLEESLSRNGALTLTTPPKRYVKAAHELPKRYGVEVLDVASLVVNAARALAEQGGASWEVVLGADAKQKGSEDWSILVGLVQQAVIPNWEERRASAKPLLILNAGPLVRYGMAGLLSTLLDVGTPRPAARWLLVAKQGNQAVPLLEGKPVPLGPSGWVELPADLSLLTEPALTRSTPGARK
- a CDS encoding AAA family ATPase, whose protein sequence is MSDVPIRRLMVSDFRCIEGTRDLPFDAPVVLIHGPNGTGKTSILSALELALTGHIRSMERQSDRYRAHLPFFGQSYATVRVDVADYLQADTPGVPLTVNGARLEGTPAFSSEAANFYSERCYLDQSSLGRLLDLYQARERNEQTALEKFVNELLGLEKLDALRDGLSDAHDLRLLKKLAIGVDEADREAKVAATQLNEQSAERAKARTEVDTARVAVREAIVGLHLNTADGMTDSDLLGFIRSALNDQTARADAVAAAKLHQEIIALGGRISALTERATTQRIQEARAAVEAATADQEAWEGAEGAKARAWEAAAQAAGADTRSEPRIAVERASSLALQELENDSNIRARAEVVSTQLAADRNELDELQTRLADAREHSSALIESLAALSTVIDNSNVCPVCDRNFTETGPHSLIAHVETKLAELTTHGQQLIDLRNERDQLAARVTRAGTDYTQLTVQLLPADQRLALEQRHATLVDLTAQVGEIEAAKSHGADLTQRVNDLRQSLDSLESASSEERHIGSELARYAARLQIKVSPALDSFHTMSTELLDRAEAEVARLSDVANRRRTLDTEAAGFAAAIKRESAIVQHLADLAEHKKQWDDRVTESKRRQVVAKDVHEAATQARTNIVHRVFTESLNEVWKAVFTRLAPSEGFIPSFGIPSATKKTFDITLETTHRNGEASGPPQMMLSAGNLNTAALSLFLALHLAVEPIVPCLVFDDPVQAMDEVHVAQFAGLIRLLAKQNERQVIVAVHERELFDYLTLELSPAYEGDELITIELGGRANEEDHGVTRHVWVPDPAIAN